agAAATCCATTGTTCAAatctaaaatgttaatgttgattCCTgattgacccccccccccccaactttGATTCCAGATTGCCAAATACcaatttatttaaaatccaCTTTCTTTCATGTCCCtgcatataaaaaataaaattccaaGTCACGTCTTTGTCTGCTTGGAGAGATCCCTGTCTCTTGTATATGACATGATCCGACCTCTTTTGAAGGAAAGCAATAATGGTGAAATGGATCATGGATGACCCTCCAGCTGTGGAAGTCTAATCTCAGAGGTTGTAACCCTGGTAAAACTTGGACACTATGTCAATGGAAGGACTGATCTTTTTctgcagagatggaggaggCCAGCGGAACTTTTGAGACTTGACTATAATCTGGATCTAGCCGTCAATAAGAGCATTTTTTGGATTTAGAGTAATGGACACAAGAACATCCAAACCCCATCATCGGGGTTACTGTGCAAGTACAATGTCTTATTTAGTTTTCTTACCTATGTCACAACACATTGCATGGATCATCCAGTCTTGTAGCAttagataaataataatataaaatatatctTCTTTAGATATTAGCCCTTGACTTTGACCTTCATTTCCACTGCATGCATCAAGGATACTTGGCTTGCTGTAGTCACAATACCCATTTATTCTTACACACTTATCTCAACACCGTGCTAAAAATGCCTCGGCTATTTAAATTAGCTTTACaaatagtgtgtgtgtgggataaCACATCTAAAGAGTGGTCTATGGGCAGTACACTCCCTGAAGGTTCAAGTTTCACTGCCTGACGCCTTGCCTTTAATAGAAAGAGCTTTAATTAACAGAACCGATGGAAATGTGACATTATGATCCGTACTTCCACATTTAATGAGGCTTGACTGGTAATGTATTTCTGGAATAATTCTTTGAACTGGTTTAAAGGCGAATGCGTAAAAATAAGACTCAAACGTTTATGCAGACTCACCCTCGGCCTCTTCCAGGTCAGACCCGGCGGGGGCTCCCTCTTGTAGAAGAGAGACTGAGCGCTGGCAGGGAACACTGGATCTTTAAAGAGTGCACCTCGACGCAGGCAGGCCTGTCTTAGCTTGTGAAAACTCTGACCCCGAAAACTGTGAACTCGTTCAGGCATCATGACTGGAGAGGAGAAGAATGTGTCAGAGACTTGTAGGAAAATACCCATGTAGTCATGGAAAAGGGGACACTGCCAGAATGCTTTGTGGTCTATGACTATAAATCAAACATAATACCTAACGGAATTAACAATTATTCAGAATAAAGGTCTCCCAAAGCAATCTCAGTATTCAAGAGGCCTTCAGTtcattaaaaatgcagtttgGGTATTAGCAAGAATGCTAGCATTTCTCTGTTAGCATAATTTGTTAGCCCCTCCAGTACTGTACTCTGTCAAAAATGGTTCCCACTGATAACTCctacataaagaaaaaaacccccAGCTAATTTCAGGAAACGTGTCATGTGATAAAGATGATTATAGAGCAGTAGCTAATGGAGAATGAAGTCACTGTGTCTCAAATGGCATACATCTGTACTAAATGCTAAATATTTTGAGTGCATAAATGcattcaaactgaaaaatataCTCAAATGCCATATTCTACTGGTGCACTCAAAACTGTCCAAGAACTGCGCGTGGAACGACGCATCCTCAATGAACGCCATATTGGTGACGTAGCAGATGTGGTACCGTTAGTGAGCTAGCGCCCTAGCTGATGGAAAAACCCCAGAAATACAAGTTTGAAATGGAAACAGAATATTGTATTAGCTCATTACATAGACTCAAAGacagaaaatcaaagaaaatattgAAGGTATGTGAATCTTCAAATATTGTTGTTTGAATTCTTGATACCACGCATATATACAGGTGCACCTAAAAAATTTgaataacatgaaaacattcatttatttaatttagaaaGTGAAACtcccatatattctagattcatcattataaagtgaaatatttcatgacttttttgttttaatcttgatgattaaaGTCTACAGCTCACGAAAAGCAAAactccactatctcaaaatattgaaatattttaaaaaattaaaaaaaaattataatacagaaaggttgaccttctggaaaatgatTATCaattatgcactcagtacttggttggggcTCTGTTcacatgaattactgcatcttAACCACGtagcatggaggcaatcagtccatggcactgctgaggtgttatgagccccaggttgctctgatagcagccttaagcttcactgtgggcaggtacCAAGTTCTTCTGCAAAAGGAAACCAGTAgacttccccatgattgtggttgtgtgaactgaaccagagtgagagaatgaaggctcaggacgCCTTTCCAAATTGGactttgaaatttgaaatttaattgtCTGAAGTAAATCAGGAAAAATAACTTGTGCAAGATTCTAATTCTTTTAGATGCACCTATATATTTACATGTGTTAAGTAGCATAAAGCTGATTAATACATTTTGTCTTGCTGTAATGGGGAAGGGTACTCTTCTAATCTTACTCTGTAAAAATACCACTGTGTGAAAACACTAATCACATCCTTCATCATTTTGACCTGATGATAGAAAGGCTGTTCAAAGTGCACTGACACAGATAAACAGAGACCATCCCTACGTATGACAGAGTATGAAAGAGACAAAAGggaaacattttttcttgtgAAAGGTGACAATGTTATCTGTTTTTCAGgcttgaaaaatattcaaacatctTTCAGTCATGTTTAGTGAGGTGTGTTCCTGTCAGCACGTGCACTCAAAGACAATGAAGAGACAGAGCCACATGTATGTGACTTTTGTGTGAAACAAAGTTGCCTGCATCTACAAATATCCCTGTGTTTCAATAACTTACAAAACCTTCTTCTGGTTGTTGAAATTTAAAACCTTGAAATATTTGTCTACATAGTTTAGCAGAAACACAATGCACTACTTCACTGAAATACTTGGAACAGGGCCATGTTCACCATTTTGTAGCatccttccttctttctgtAACAGTTGGGAAATGAGGAGatcagttgctggagttttgggagaggaatgttttcccattcttgcCTAATGTAGGATTTTAGCTGCACAACAGTTCTGGGTCTTATTTGCCAAATCTTTCCTTTTATGATGAGCCATATGTTTTCTAAAGTTCTAGACTGCTGTCTAGAactgctgttgtgatggatgtggtatatGGATTAGCATCATCTTGCTGAattatgcaaggccttcccagaaagagacgtctggatgggagcatatgttacTCTAAGCCGCCctcaccataggcactaatgcaaccctataccatcagagatgcaggctttgaaCTGTGCCCTGAtgacaagctggatggtccctctcctctacAGTCTGCAGGAAACTACATCTGTGGTTTACAAAAAGAGTTtcaattttgattcatttgactACAGGACAGTTTTTCAtttagcctcagtccattttaaatgagctcagGCCCAGAGAGGACAGTGGTATGGCGTCTACcgtgcatgatacagctttaacttggatttgtggatggcatggcaaaCTAcattgacagacaatgatttctggaagtgttcctgagcccatgcagtgatttctggTACAGAACAtagatgcctgtttttaatgcagtgtggtcagagggcccaaagatcatgTGCATTGACCTTCAGCCCTGTCCGTTGTGCACcaagatttctccagattctctgaatcttttgatgatattatgtactgtagatggtggaatattcaaagtctttgcagttTTTCATTGAGGGGCATTTCTATGAAATTATTCCACAGTTTTTAGAccgtttttcacagattggtaaACCTCTTCTCGTCTACTTCTGACAGACTCCGCTCCTCAAAAATGCTCCTTTGATATCTAGTCATGTTACTAACCTGTTGCCATTCAACCTAATTAGTTTAAAAATCCTCCTCTTGTTGAATTTCATTAGTACCATGTACtcttccagccttttgttgccctgtcctgactttttttgggtgtgtttcaaaataaggaaataatttttatgaaatggtaaaatgtctcagtttcaacatctgatttgtcATCcatgttgtgaataaaatactgtataagtttatgagatttgacaatcattgcattctgcttttattcatattttgcacagcgccccaacttttttggaactggcaTTGTAGGTGCAGTGCTGTTTGTTTGAAATTATGGTGAATTTAATCAATATTTAGCATtaagttgtttttgtgttcaaCCCCAGGGTTACATATCTATTGCAGGGCCTGAGTGTGTAAGATAACGGTACCCTTTTAGTCATCGGTGATTTGACCTGCTGGCTGCTCTGAGTCAGCAGAGTTCGTGTGTGAGTGAAGAAGTGAGACTTCTCTTGGTAAGCGGGTGTATGCCAGGTCTAGGTTGTGTGTGCAGGGTCATCTCAGGGCCTTACTGTGTAGGTGCTTATGTTTGCAGATGCCATGCAGGTCAGTGTGATCGATTACTGGTGAGGTTTTGATTTTCTTGTATCAGATTTATGCCGACGGACACACAAAAAACTATAAACCCACATTCACTAACCatcatgaatgaaaaacaataaattccTGACTGGCACTTTATACTTGCTCTCACTCTGCACCAGATTTCCTCATTTCTGCCCTGTATCTCTTACAGTTTTAGAGTTTGGTGCAAGGGGGGTGCCACTTTAGTTCAGTTGCTTGAGCAAATTGCACGCCATCAACACCTATCAAGAAAAAGCAAAGCCCACCCTCAGCCCCAGACATCCTGTCTTATTTTACCAGTTTGAATTTATAGAAATAGAGGAGCAAAGATTAACTTTATTGAATTTTAAAGAGGAAGTTCAATTTTTATACAGTGTTGATGATCATGTTGCACACACATTTGCTGAAATGCACATGCACAGACAGGATCCTACGGACATGCATTAATGGAGGGATGTTAGAGTAGGGGCTGCTGCCCAAGAAAGAGTGCTGCATGAGCAatgtgccttgctcaagggcacctTAGTAGGACTCTGGCAGGTAACTGGCACCTCTCAGGCTATCAAGTCCATTTCGACTGCTACTGCCCCACAGAATCagagaggagtctggctgcagaccgatCATCTCTAACAGCCCTGCTCACTGACTGTTCATTTGAGATGCTGTGGGTGTCAGAATGGGAATACgtgataaaagtttaaaaataaaattgggttaaacttccatttagggttgTGGTAAGGGTCAAGGTAACGGCTAGCATACCCAAAGTTCAAagttaaaacctgacctgcaaaacctgactGCAAAACATccaataaagccaagtaaactgTCTGATTAcaggagaaaagaaaagcaatTCCTCTGTGAAAACGTCCCAacacagcaaatgtagcttacgtagctctgttagctgtgtaagctacgtagataacaaagttacacagctaatgtagctatatagTTAATGCTGCTATGTACCTAaagtagccaaagctaagctaagctaaaaaaagctacataagctatgtagctatgttatctacgtaATTATGTAAGCTTGAGTTaggtttgctaaagctcacgttgcttaagctaacttagctacattagcttaagtTATAATATTAACTACAAAGcatgtgtagctatgttagtgttagctaaagctactgAAGCTAAAGCAAGTCACGTTCATGTTACTACTTCTGAAACTGGTTCATACATAATCTAATCCCAGATAacacctctgaccttttttcagtttcatttattaattgttgcttagtctgtaatgtttgtattGTGCTTATTAAATCAATTATATACAATGtaagtaaaaatgtaataatgagTGCCAACAAATGGGCccaaagtaaaagaagaaagGTCTTTCCTTTTTCTGTCTTATGGGTTTTAATTCAGTTCATGTTAAATAATATAGCTATAAATTAAATAATACAGCTATAAATGCTGGTGAACAACTATAAATTGTGTCTCCTGAATATTCACAATTACATACTTCATTAGAAATGAGTTTATATAAGGGAacacagatggtcgagtggtttaaggcgctacccatgtacacgggcggccccGGGTTCGactctggcctgtggcccttcaccacgtctctccccactctcttccctgtttcctagtctatccACTATCCTTACTCTATTAAATAAAgccatgaaaaggcccaaaaataaatatacaaaaaaaaaagaaattagttTATATCTTTggtaacgttttttttttctttgcaaatatGACAATAAAGGCATTATTCAAAGGTTTTACACAAGCAAgcacatacatttttttattcaacataTAATTAGACCTCTTCTTGTGAAATCATTTAACACTTATGCTGGTAATTTTCTAATGTTAGTGTGTGTATTAAAGGAGCTGTCATCAGTTAGAGTTTTAATTTGTTCCACTCCTGATTTAAACATCAACCTTTAGACCATATTTTTATAACAGACTTGAATATTAGCAGCTTTTTCATAGTTATTTTCAGCACTGGTGTTGTCAGTCATAAATCACTGAAAATATCCATTTGTAATGTTATGATGTGGACTCTGAGTGCATTATTTTACCTTAGAGTCACGGTAGAAGTTTATCTTCTTATGTTCTTTAGATGGAGCTTTTCATCATGCTCAGTCAGAGATTCCAGGACCGTCTTTTGTCCTCCTTTCATCATTTAGGgaatccacatttttaaacacaactaTTCCTGTTGTGTTGTTATAAAAAAAGGTAGCATCTGTCCTCTTGTTCCTATTAGTCCTGAGGCTCACCGGCTTCTCTTGTCAGAGTCCGTCAGGGCTGCTTGATTGTAAGCTTGGATTTTTGCCTCAGTGGatctgaaagaaaaatgaaaatatatcagAAAATTTCAAACACAAATATGAAAACTAATGTCGCAGCTTGATGTGAGCACTGCAAGCTCCCGGACACCATCTCTTATGTTTcattgtgtgtgcgtgtgtgtgtaaCAGTCTCTAAGAGTTGATGCAcaagtgtgtatgtgtttgtgagcatacacatacacacttgTGCATCaactgtgtatgtgtttgtgagCATACAGCCGTGACACATGGGAGCAGGGTGACACTGCTATGTAACAGGATCTCTTCTTCACAGACAATAGACAGACAGACTCCTCTATAAGTGACATAACACACAGCTCTGCTGTAAAATGCTACAGTTACTTCAGCCACTCTTAAATTTCagacatttcatcctctgaccAGAACCATTCTGCTGCTACAGGGTATAAACAAACGTGTTTTCTaggagtgtgtgtctgtgtgtcactCACTGCTGCTTGAGCTCTTCTGGTTGGTGACTGAACACATTCCCCTTTGTTTCTCCATGATCTTTGTCCTCTAGGTTCTCATGGTGACATGGTCCTTGCTCCCCTTGCTTCTTGCTTCATCTTTGTGGTCTCTCTTCCGCTTCCCTCCTGTCTTCTCTACCTTCTCCTCCAAACACTCTTGCAGTATCTGTTGTCGTTGAGTGCGTTGCCCCTGACACCCGAGAAACCAAGAGGCAAGCAAGCGGCTGCTATTTTAACCACCTCACTGCCAAATATCAAGATAATTATAAGATAATTTTCCATTCCTGTGAGATCAGAGCTGAACTCAGTATGAACTAGAGCTAAGATATTGAAGAAACTCTAGGACTACTATTTAGATTAATTaataaagcacacacacacacacacacatatatatatacatatgtacaGACTGTCAAaagatttgaatttttaatggtgatatatatatatatatatatatatacagtgcttaacaaatgtattagaccacctgtcatatttgtcttagagaccatccagcatgatgaagtgctttaatgcggactctttcattttcagtgagctctccacgttttaccatttttaacaggaatgaggaatttcaaactgaattccccTTTATATACACAAATTTGAGcgagctcactgggcttctctgagaagtcagaaattaatcaagcatagcATTCAACcgctaaaactattttttctgttcaggaatgcaagtaaataactataatttgacatattaatcaagacttaataatgtgttttactattttttcaatttttttgtaaatcagtaaatttgaaaattcatggataacaatgataatcatattttagcattaaaaatatcatttgggttaaagagcttctacatattggtgtattaaccattgcagaaacgtaaaaagatgattttagtaattatcaatgctgttaatttagggcagctgtggcataaaccttactttgggtggtggtctaataaatttgttaagcactgtatatatacagtatgtataagtgtatagatagatagatagatagatagatagatatccTAGCCAACAGGGCCTTCAATTATTACAATATTGTAAGAAATATAATCAagtcattcattcataaaatcaagaaatataGCTCGCGTAAGAAGCCGAGGCAGGTAAACAGATTTGCAGGGTGGCACGCAAACGAGGCAACGCAATACTTTCGTGCATATCGAAGGAACGTAAAAGTCTTGCTAGGTAACGCAAAAGGGCACGCGAGGTCAAGCAAAAGCGGGTTACTCACAAGTAACCCATACAAATTCTCGACGCCCCCCTAAGGTGCTCCAGGTACACGTCAATATTTTGCCGTGTCAATAACGGAACAAAGTATCCGTTCCTCATATTCGTCTTTCGACTATCTACCCTGTCATCCGGCTGCAAGGAATCAACTTATGTTGTCTGTATGTGTACACTACGCATGCGCAGTTGCAACGCCGTATTCAAAAATGCCGATGTGGCTGCTGTGATTTTGAGTTTTACGTTTTCCCCTTGCGTTTAGgaacaaacttttaaaatgaaactttttgTGTTAGTTTTCTTTTGTATCTGCGGTTTCGTCACATCTCAGGAAGACGAGAGACTGCCGAATAAATGTGAAGGTAGGGCGAAAAACGATCTGTCATGGTGTTTACTGTTAAGTTACGTCTTATAAACAAGGATATAGCTACTGTGCACCTACATTTCAGATTTCGGGATTCTGCTTAAACTCTGACATGCAGGTTAATACAAAGAAAGGCTTCTTTTATGAAGTTTTACCTGTGTTTCAGTGTGTAAGTTCTTGACGCTGGAGCTGCAGGAAGCTCTGGCGAAAACTGGTCGATCCAAAGAAGTTCTGGAGGTTGGAGAAGTGCTGGACACAggcaagagaagaagaaagatcAAATACAACACCTCGTAAGTGCATTCCGggtaatgtcaatttaattcAAGATCAAAATTACAGGTGCAACATTCTTCATTGTCACAGATAATATATTTACTTGATTTATTACGCTTATTTGTTTATGAGTTTGTCATTTAGACAGGTTTATTACCGCCGCCAAGGAgcttatgtgatcggcaggatttgttagtttatttgttagtttgttaccaacataactcaaaaagttatggacggattttgatgaaatttttagtaaatttcagaaatggcatgaggaaaAACTGgctagattttgggagtgatccggatcaccgtctggatccaggattttttttaaaggattctttactattgggagatggggctaatggcggaggtctgcgctctccgagtgcttttagTTGCTAAATATTTTGTAACTGTATTTATGCCAGGTCaatatttatgcaacattttatttccttacAGAGAGACTCGGTTAACTGAGGCAGTGGACAACATTTGTGAACGCATCCTGCAGTATAGTGTCCATGCAGAGAGACCTGGAAGCCTCCGATATGCTAAGGTGAAGTTACATTTTCACAAGATTGGCTCAGtagtttcttctttttaatttgaatgCTTAACCAGACATGTAGAGCCTTGTGTCTTGCAAccttttggttttctttttttgtcatttaaaaaaaaaaaaaaaaaaaaagagagagagaaatgtttgTGCTGCAAATTGACAGCTAACTTATTTGCATGTATGCAGGGCACCAGTCAGACCATGTCAACTCTGAAGAATCTGGTCCATAAAGGAGTAAAAGTGGACTTGGGTCTGCCTTATGAGCTATGGGACGAACCCTCTGTAGAGGTGTCAGACATGAAAAAACAGGTAGGAAGATGTCAcagttttttattcttatttagagtgttttacatttctataaCTTGGCTTTTTGTGAGAATTTAACATTAAATACATAACGTACCCTCCTCCGATCACgttaatgtttgtgtttgtatgtgctGTTCAGTGTGAGACCATGCTGGAGGAGTTCGAGGAGGTTGTGGAGGACTGGTACTTCCATTATCAGGACCAGAGGCTGGAGAACTTCCTCTGTCAGAACCACGTCCTCACGGCATCAGAGCAAGGTATGGTGCTTTGCCACTATTTTTTCCTCAATTTCTATTGGGGATCTTACCTGGTAGCTGGTACTTTTTTGGTGAAACTGGCAAGGTTTTAAACTAGATACACTATCACCAATATGTCTTCTATTGCTGTTGTGTTAGACATTACACCAGTTCTGTACAGTTGTGCTATATATCCCAGCCTACACTGAGGGGATATTATATTCTGTAATGGGAAACAAAATAGCTGATGTAGAGTCGAGTCGATTTGAACTGAAAACTAAAATGGGAAAGCATCAGTTGGAAGCAACTTTTGTTTAAGTTTTAACCAACATTTAAGCCAAAGAGCCCTCAATTTAAAGGACAAATATCTCTATACTAAATCAAGATTAGAGTTTATGTGTTTGAAATGTAAGAAACTTAACTTTGAGACCTTTTGGAAGAATGTTGTGTccatatttattaaaataatacagCTACCAAACATAAAttctatattttatttacaaataaTTGATGTGATTCTTTTATGGACCTGTCCTCAGTAGAAGATTAAAGTCAAGGATACTGCAGGATGTGAGGAGGAGTTTAAATCTCTAAAAATATGCTCAAATCATTTACAATATTTCCCACAGTATTCCTGAGACTAATGATCATGCTGTAATTAATGTTGCTGAATGTCATATTTTGCAAATATATTACAAGCTCTGTTGGTTACATATAGTGGATATTTCAGAGTCCTGGCTCCAAAAAATGTCACTGATTGAGTCCAAAGTTAAGTCAGAGGAGGCGAGCAGCCCAAGAAGAGCATTAGCTTACATCGCTACTCTCAAAATAAGTAATATTTAAGTGAATTTAACATGTTATTTAAAGGTTTGGTTTGTTGTTCTgtatctttgtctttattcctTCACTTCAGCAAAGTTTCTAAAAGAATATAATCacttaaatgtgaataaaaactaGTCAAATGAAAGAGTCTTTTCAGGAGCCGGTAGATGAGTTTTTGTCTCATctaaaagcatttaaattttaactGTACAATGAAGCTCCAACCGTGTTAACTTTATTTTCCTTCCCTCCCTCAGAATGTTTGAAGGAGGTGTGGAAAGGAGACATGGGAAACAAAGGAGGAGCCATCAGCacagaaaaggaggaggaaggcAAGACACATGATGCTGGGGAGCTTTGAGgataaacattttcaaagatGGACAATCAAACAGCAATTTCAGCTTTTAGTAGGATGGGACTTAAAGTTATCTGACTCTACATTTGATGCCAAATCTCAGATATGAAGTTTACATTTGGATTTATAATGTTGTATGAATGATGAACTGTTACACCTTTTTAAACCCTATTCGGATCATGTTGttaaatttttattattaatgtttGAGCCTTTAGTGTTATATTCTGTGTAAATGGGAAAGCTGTTACATTTGTATGCATTATATGGTACATATCAGTATTTTTACCCTATACTGCAACCTCTAAATgcaatttgtacatttttatccTTGTGAATAAAGTACTTTTTTATAACAATAGAAAAGTTTGTAGTATTTTCTGCAGTTGATGGATTACAAATGATCGACCTCAGCTGTGTTTCTCCTGACACAGAAAAGCCCAGGAGAGCAGTTTCCACCAAAatgcctcttctttttctcttcttttgtcTAATAGAGACAACAATGACCTACTCTTACCAAACCAAACCCctctttctgtccttttctgACTTGGCCGTGCTGGAAGCAAACtatttaaaacagacaaacCCTCAGTCAGCAGATCAGAAGCCGAAGAAGTCCTTTGTTTTGAAATGTCACGAGGACAGCATCGAGGTGGTGATGAAAGCTCATGTGTTCCACCCCGAGCTTCCCGTGGAGCCTGAGCACTTGAGACTGGGGCCTGTTGTGCAACAACACTGCACCGCTAAAGTCGCTGGAAACGGATATTATATCATCAGAGCGCCGCTGAGAGACTGTGGGAGTCAAATGACGGTAAGTGAGTtcagtgaagaagaaaagtcatttttctgtGTAGAGCAAACACATGTTGATGCTGTTGTGGTTTACAGCTGCTTAATGCTGCCACCTAGTGGCCATAATAATGATTTGTGTGCAGTTTACCCACAGTGCTTTGCTCTACCACAACCTGCTGCTCTACTCTCTTTCATCGTCACCTGGAGACGTGAAACAAGCACAAAGAGCTGCTATTCCAGTCCAGTGTGAATATAGAAGGGGATTCACTCGTGAAAAAGGTTATCTATGGCGTAATATGACTGATAAAGTGTATTTATGCTAAATGTTAGTGTTAACTATAACTACTTTACAAGAGAGGAAAAGGATTGTTGCATGGTACAGATCTGGGGAGGGCTACAAGAAGTTCTGCCACATTGAAGGtccccaagagcacagtggcctccataattctcaaataggagaagtctggcacaaccaggactcttccaagagctggtcacccagccaagGTGCCAAAGAGGACTTAGAGACTGTGAGAAGCAAGATTTTCTGATTTGTTGAAACCAAGACTGAGCTGTTTGGTCATGTTatatctggaggaaaccaggcaccactcatcagtggagcatggtggtggcaacatcatgctgtgggggtgcttttcaCTAGCGGGGACTCgtagactggtcagggttgagggaaagctgaatggagcaaaatgcagaaatatcctcaatgaaaaccttttCCA
This genomic stretch from Cheilinus undulatus linkage group 22, ASM1832078v1, whole genome shotgun sequence harbors:
- the cnpy4 gene encoding protein canopy 4 gives rise to the protein MKLFVLVFFCICGFVTSQEDERLPNKCEVCKFLTLELQEALAKTGRSKEVLEVGEVLDTGKRRRKIKYNTSETRLTEAVDNICERILQYSVHAERPGSLRYAKGTSQTMSTLKNLVHKGVKVDLGLPYELWDEPSVEVSDMKKQCETMLEEFEEVVEDWYFHYQDQRLENFLCQNHVLTASEQECLKEVWKGDMGNKGGAISTEKEEEGKTHDAGEL